A portion of the Actomonas aquatica genome contains these proteins:
- a CDS encoding TonB-dependent receptor plug domain-containing protein — protein sequence MAPTSNEDSSAAPNDTIVMEAFVTTGSNIQRMDAETVLPVTLFDNAQIEARDAETSFDLLAGIPQITEFPKNETSVNSVASRGGNAAASLRGIGQSNTLVLMNGRRVPFNPVSSLSPADSTVNINTLPAVGLQQIEVLRDGASAIYGADAVAGVINYISDTNLQGGTMSLRFGATEHGGGMSSQATLSYGTVFAEGRGHWISTFNIFNRDAIYFRERDRSASTNRLDEARPPFDAPGGPYDGRSSTTNWPSFRLGADATSGQVYWFYPVNGTPQVTTSSLPRDLYMNYAEYQIGQPFATRGSLFSRVEFEISPKLTAFGEVLGYMSNSKTGRQAISIRSSDARVTLSEGNPYNPFGSAFYEVGGANGTKIDGEPRPITIATKLAMDGGPERVEATDRMYRILGGLRGQFGESTWNWEAAAMFGAYRITDRAINSIRESLIKTAALRTTPDAYNPFDYTFKVENGQVVADQPYSNPAEVIDYYTQSANRIGHSRLGSVDARASGNIFDLWAGPLATSVGLEWRYEEKVDYKDPYVGTNPEDDPTVDQGNNDILVMSPKYNYAASRTVASAYAEAVLPLARPDNDVPLVYSLEATASVRFEDYSDFGNTTKPKFGLNWKPNDWIMVRASLNEGFHAPDLTDMNQPTSFTVATPPGALDVVRSNYFTSAGQAADSRVLTRTYSSPNPDLMPEESEGFSAGIVVEVPGVKGLTVSVDYWEIEQTNLVLNQTRSTGDDEALLLAYTQQQLAAGVDIMDIDVGYHEDPDSIDTYVGDPYTLRAPVNDDDRARFAATYANLPQSEWMAPVGRWIGTTRQLINGTGEAFTNGVDYQIDYNLPQTPWGSFRFNTTWSQFIEKYTQDTPTSPIDDDIVSLELPEWKSSTTLVWNSGPWNASINATYQSAIRTDATTTLAGYEGAGSPSYIAVVYNDGQTYYYEKGDSQLQINLGLSYKFGDDARSWLRNTRVRLGVNNVLDEEPALYDADGTGYTGGTGTSLWIGRAYSLSLTREF from the coding sequence GTGGCCCCGACCTCCAATGAAGACAGTTCCGCCGCTCCCAATGACACCATCGTCATGGAGGCGTTCGTCACCACGGGTTCGAACATCCAGCGTATGGATGCCGAAACCGTTTTGCCGGTTACGCTCTTTGATAATGCCCAAATCGAGGCGCGCGACGCGGAAACCTCCTTCGACCTGTTGGCCGGTATCCCGCAGATTACCGAATTCCCCAAGAACGAGACCTCGGTGAATTCCGTGGCCTCCCGTGGTGGTAATGCCGCCGCCTCGCTCCGCGGTATTGGTCAATCCAATACGCTGGTGCTGATGAACGGTCGCCGCGTTCCCTTCAACCCGGTCAGCTCCCTGAGCCCGGCCGACTCGACGGTGAACATCAACACCTTGCCGGCCGTGGGTCTGCAACAGATCGAAGTGCTGCGTGACGGTGCCTCGGCCATTTATGGTGCCGATGCGGTCGCGGGCGTGATCAATTACATCTCCGACACCAACCTGCAGGGCGGCACCATGTCGCTGCGTTTTGGTGCGACCGAGCACGGTGGTGGCATGAGCTCCCAGGCGACCCTCAGCTACGGCACCGTGTTTGCCGAAGGCCGTGGTCACTGGATTTCGACCTTCAACATCTTCAATCGTGACGCCATCTACTTCCGCGAGCGCGATCGGTCGGCTTCGACCAATCGTCTCGATGAGGCCCGCCCGCCGTTCGACGCTCCGGGTGGTCCCTACGATGGCCGTTCCAGCACGACCAACTGGCCGTCCTTCCGCCTCGGGGCCGACGCGACTTCCGGTCAGGTTTACTGGTTCTACCCGGTCAACGGCACGCCGCAGGTCACCACGTCCTCGCTGCCGCGCGACCTTTACATGAACTACGCGGAATACCAGATCGGTCAGCCGTTCGCCACCCGTGGTTCGCTCTTCAGCCGCGTAGAGTTTGAAATCTCCCCGAAGCTCACCGCCTTCGGTGAAGTGCTCGGCTACATGAGCAATTCGAAGACCGGCCGTCAGGCGATTTCGATCCGCTCGTCCGACGCCCGCGTCACCCTGAGCGAGGGTAATCCCTACAATCCCTTCGGTTCGGCCTTCTACGAGGTCGGTGGCGCCAATGGCACCAAGATCGACGGCGAGCCGCGCCCCATCACCATCGCCACCAAGCTGGCCATGGACGGTGGTCCGGAGCGTGTCGAAGCGACCGACCGCATGTATCGCATCCTCGGTGGTCTGCGCGGCCAGTTCGGTGAGTCCACCTGGAACTGGGAAGCCGCCGCCATGTTCGGTGCCTACCGCATCACCGACCGTGCGATCAACAGCATCCGCGAGTCCCTCATCAAGACCGCCGCCCTGCGCACCACGCCGGACGCTTACAATCCCTTCGATTACACCTTCAAGGTGGAGAACGGTCAGGTTGTCGCCGACCAGCCCTACTCGAACCCGGCTGAAGTCATCGACTACTACACCCAGAGCGCCAACCGCATCGGTCACAGCCGCCTCGGCAGTGTCGACGCCCGTGCCTCCGGCAACATCTTCGACCTCTGGGCCGGTCCGCTCGCGACCTCCGTGGGTCTGGAATGGCGCTACGAAGAAAAGGTCGACTACAAGGATCCCTACGTGGGCACCAATCCCGAGGACGATCCTACGGTTGACCAGGGCAATAACGACATCCTCGTCATGTCGCCGAAATACAACTACGCCGCCAGCCGCACGGTGGCCAGCGCCTACGCCGAAGCGGTCCTGCCGCTCGCTCGCCCGGACAACGATGTCCCGCTCGTTTACTCCCTCGAGGCCACCGCCTCGGTTCGTTTCGAAGACTACAGTGACTTCGGCAACACCACCAAGCCGAAGTTCGGCCTGAACTGGAAGCCGAACGACTGGATCATGGTGCGCGCCTCCCTCAACGAAGGTTTCCACGCGCCGGATCTCACCGACATGAACCAGCCGACCTCCTTCACCGTCGCCACGCCTCCCGGTGCGCTCGACGTCGTGCGCAGCAACTACTTCACCAGCGCCGGTCAGGCCGCCGACAGCCGCGTGCTCACCCGCACCTACTCTTCGCCGAATCCGGACCTCATGCCGGAAGAGTCCGAAGGTTTCTCCGCCGGTATCGTCGTGGAAGTCCCGGGCGTGAAGGGTCTCACCGTGAGTGTGGACTATTGGGAAATCGAGCAGACCAACCTCGTGCTCAACCAGACCCGCAGCACGGGTGATGACGAGGCGCTGCTCCTCGCCTACACCCAGCAGCAGCTCGCCGCGGGCGTCGACATCATGGATATCGACGTGGGTTACCACGAGGATCCGGATTCGATCGATACCTACGTGGGTGATCCCTACACGCTGCGTGCTCCCGTCAACGACGACGACCGCGCTCGTTTCGCCGCCACCTATGCCAACCTCCCGCAGAGCGAGTGGATGGCTCCGGTCGGTCGCTGGATCGGCACCACCCGTCAGCTGATCAACGGCACGGGTGAAGCCTTCACCAACGGTGTTGACTACCAGATCGATTACAACCTGCCGCAGACCCCGTGGGGAAGCTTCCGCTTCAACACCACCTGGTCGCAGTTCATCGAGAAATACACCCAGGACACCCCGACCTCCCCGATTGATGACGACATCGTCTCGCTCGAGCTGCCGGAGTGGAAGTCCTCCACGACCCTGGTCTGGAACAGCGGCCCTTGGAACGCCTCCATCAACGCCACTTACCAGAGTGCCATTCGCACCGACGCCACCACGACCCTCGCGGGTTATGAAGGCGCGGGCTCCCCGAGCTACATCGCCGTGGTCTACAACGATGGTCAGACCTACTACTACGAGAAGGGTGACTCCCAGCTGCAGATCAATCTGGGTCTCTCCTACAAGTTCGGTGACGACGCTCGCTCCTGGCTGCGCAACACCCGCGTCCGCCTCGGTGTGAACAACGTCCTCGACGAGGAGCCGGCGCTCTACGACGCCGACGGCACGGGCTACACCGGTGGCACGGGCACGTCCCTCTGGATCGGCCGCGCCTACTCCCTGAGCCTTACCCGCGAGTTCTAA
- a CDS encoding TonB-dependent receptor, which produces MGAGLLHFGFRRGWALMAFLVIGTPQPLLRAQRAPVVDPTARQGGTLQGTLLSTEDNRPVEGLIVRAVEADLTVQTDGSGRYILADLRPGGYTLQVFQGDDLRLQLTDVVVRPGETLVVPPQRLPVWRRDGEVPTLAELTIHAPRLRGLAQTRESWTRDTITGSHLQRIGAASLSQRHLDREALAQRSAITPAMLLATVPEVNGLPLNVSAVAGTSARGDNTAISLRGLGSGNTLLLLNGRRMVAHPIAPLDEQSVPTLTVNVNQLPMHGFYQIDVLKGGASSTHGFDAVAGVVNYRMETDFRGQEIGVQVAIPEAGENEETSVHWMGGGAFAEGRGRYFSVVDFFHREPLLMADREFSAEAVKTDRAPVPFDQAGGAFDDASSVGRFPRFRVGSSSTDYYFRPENGAGSVPVLTTERPSQSADPEYYYNVNESQSAFPEADRINLYNLLEFDLTPDLTAFGEFSGYVADSFVQRRPIPYNGASGVDQPVVLSVDNPYNPYGAQFWAVDGSAAPDGSPRLVGSPQELTLRSVSLVDAGPEQIDIRSEVWRGLLGLRGRWAGSWSWESALLHSAASTRDISRNEVRESLLQAAARRSDALAFNPFGYIFLVNGDAVVTDQPQPNSAEAVALYVDEFERIGRTSLTMADFRATGDVLLPGDRVLQLAFGIEYRAERFSDWRAPYAGLNPADSGLDPEDNDFVQASPTANIRAHRNVAAVYVESAVPIFGEAAAGSSDPYLELTFAGRYERYDDFGDELAPRFGLNWLISPRLQVHASLDRSFRAPNLAVLHALPRRRVLTGVSDNYRRTVTGEGTYSANIYYPGSPDLQPEEAVGFNTGFAAEVPGVENLTLKLDYWLTEQSSVVGSDSGFEIMASDYRLLTSYIAEQVAAGVPAASINLGSGTAFYRGDPRVQRLRPTAADQALFADYNANQPADEQRPVIGAVDYLARPFQNNRSGYASGVDFGLEWSSGRTSSGVWDFDLNASYLLRSYTINESTGQRQARRDTEIGQRLRGISSLSWRGGGWGVSLTAYYTSRFADTTATTSAATYAQLGEPDYIMRLADRGEQLFAYRVASTLSADLALSYQFDDRARWSWLRRCTARLKVANVTDEEPPLQSNAAGFSMEAHARLVAGRTWGLELIKSF; this is translated from the coding sequence ATGGGTGCAGGTCTTCTTCATTTTGGATTCCGACGCGGCTGGGCGTTGATGGCGTTTCTCGTCATCGGCACGCCTCAGCCGCTGCTGCGCGCCCAAAGAGCACCGGTGGTGGACCCGACGGCACGGCAGGGCGGGACCTTGCAGGGGACCTTGCTCTCTACGGAGGACAACCGACCGGTGGAGGGGCTCATCGTGCGCGCGGTCGAGGCGGACCTCACCGTGCAAACCGATGGCAGCGGTCGTTACATTTTGGCCGATCTGCGGCCAGGCGGTTACACCTTGCAGGTGTTTCAGGGGGACGACCTGCGGCTGCAGTTGACCGACGTCGTGGTGCGCCCGGGTGAAACGCTGGTGGTGCCGCCGCAGCGGCTGCCGGTCTGGCGCCGCGATGGGGAGGTGCCCACGCTGGCGGAGCTCACCATTCATGCGCCGCGGCTGCGCGGTCTGGCCCAGACCCGCGAGTCGTGGACGCGGGACACCATCACGGGCTCGCACCTGCAACGCATCGGCGCGGCCTCCCTCAGCCAGCGCCATCTGGACCGCGAGGCGCTGGCCCAACGCAGTGCGATCACGCCAGCCATGCTGTTGGCGACGGTGCCGGAGGTGAATGGCTTGCCCCTCAACGTGTCTGCGGTCGCAGGCACCTCTGCTCGGGGCGACAATACCGCCATCAGTCTGCGCGGGCTTGGATCCGGCAACACCCTGCTGCTGCTGAATGGTCGCCGCATGGTGGCCCACCCGATCGCGCCGCTCGACGAGCAGTCGGTGCCGACCCTCACCGTCAATGTGAACCAGTTGCCGATGCACGGCTTCTACCAGATCGATGTGCTCAAGGGCGGGGCGTCCTCGACGCACGGTTTTGACGCGGTGGCCGGGGTGGTGAACTACCGCATGGAAACGGATTTCCGCGGACAGGAAATTGGCGTGCAGGTGGCGATTCCGGAGGCGGGCGAAAACGAGGAAACCTCAGTGCACTGGATGGGCGGTGGGGCCTTTGCGGAAGGGCGGGGGAGGTATTTCTCGGTGGTCGACTTCTTTCACCGCGAACCGCTGCTGATGGCGGATCGGGAGTTCTCCGCCGAAGCGGTGAAGACCGACCGCGCGCCGGTGCCGTTTGACCAGGCCGGCGGAGCGTTTGACGATGCGTCGAGCGTGGGCCGTTTCCCGCGCTTTCGCGTCGGCTCCAGTTCGACCGATTATTACTTCCGGCCGGAGAATGGGGCCGGCAGCGTGCCGGTCCTGACGACGGAACGTCCGAGCCAAAGCGCCGACCCGGAGTATTATTACAACGTCAACGAGTCGCAGTCGGCGTTTCCCGAGGCCGATCGGATCAATCTCTACAACCTGCTGGAGTTTGACCTCACGCCGGACCTCACGGCCTTTGGCGAGTTTTCCGGCTACGTGGCGGATTCCTTCGTGCAGCGCCGGCCCATTCCCTACAACGGCGCCAGTGGAGTCGACCAGCCGGTCGTGCTCAGCGTCGACAATCCCTACAACCCCTACGGCGCGCAGTTCTGGGCTGTGGATGGTTCGGCCGCGCCGGACGGTTCGCCGCGACTGGTGGGGAGCCCGCAGGAACTGACCTTGCGCAGCGTCTCATTGGTCGACGCCGGGCCGGAGCAGATCGACATCCGTTCCGAAGTGTGGCGCGGGTTGCTGGGGTTGCGCGGCCGTTGGGCGGGAAGTTGGAGTTGGGAATCGGCTCTGCTGCACAGTGCCGCTTCGACCCGGGACATCTCGCGCAACGAAGTGCGGGAAAGCCTGCTGCAGGCGGCGGCGCGACGCAGCGATGCGCTGGCCTTCAACCCCTTCGGCTACATCTTCCTGGTGAATGGCGACGCGGTGGTAACCGATCAGCCGCAGCCCAACTCCGCCGAAGCGGTGGCGTTGTATGTCGACGAGTTTGAGCGGATCGGTCGCACCTCGCTCACGATGGCCGATTTTCGCGCGACCGGCGACGTGCTGCTCCCGGGGGACCGCGTGCTGCAACTGGCCTTTGGCATCGAATACCGGGCCGAACGCTTCAGTGACTGGCGCGCGCCTTATGCGGGGCTCAATCCCGCTGATTCTGGATTGGATCCGGAGGACAATGATTTTGTGCAGGCCTCGCCCACGGCCAACATCCGCGCGCATCGCAACGTGGCGGCGGTTTACGTGGAGAGCGCGGTGCCGATCTTTGGTGAGGCGGCCGCCGGCAGCAGCGATCCGTATCTCGAGCTCACCTTTGCCGGACGCTACGAACGGTATGATGATTTTGGTGACGAGCTGGCCCCGCGTTTTGGGCTGAACTGGTTGATCAGTCCGCGACTGCAGGTGCACGCCTCGCTGGACCGGAGTTTCCGCGCGCCCAACCTCGCGGTGCTGCACGCGCTGCCGCGCCGCCGCGTGCTGACCGGAGTGTCGGACAACTATCGCCGCACGGTGACGGGGGAGGGGACCTACTCGGCCAACATCTACTACCCGGGCAGCCCGGATTTGCAGCCGGAGGAGGCGGTGGGTTTCAACACGGGTTTCGCGGCGGAGGTGCCCGGGGTGGAGAACCTCACCCTGAAGCTGGATTACTGGCTCACTGAACAAAGCAGCGTGGTCGGCTCCGATTCGGGTTTCGAAATCATGGCCAGCGACTACCGCTTGCTCACCAGCTACATTGCGGAGCAGGTGGCGGCGGGCGTGCCGGCGGCGAGCATCAACCTCGGCAGCGGCACGGCCTTTTATCGGGGCGACCCGCGGGTGCAGCGCCTGCGTCCGACTGCCGCCGACCAGGCGCTGTTTGCGGACTACAACGCCAACCAACCGGCCGACGAACAGCGACCGGTGATCGGCGCGGTCGACTATCTGGCTCGACCGTTTCAGAACAACCGCAGTGGCTATGCCTCGGGCGTCGATTTTGGCCTGGAGTGGAGCAGCGGACGCACGTCTTCCGGGGTGTGGGATTTTGATCTCAACGCATCGTATTTGCTTCGTTCATACACGATAAACGAAAGCACTGGGCAACGGCAGGCCCGGCGCGACACCGAGATCGGGCAGCGCCTGCGCGGGATCAGCAGCCTGTCCTGGCGGGGCGGTGGTTGGGGCGTGTCGTTGACCGCCTATTACACCAGCCGCTTTGCCGATACGACGGCGACCACTTCCGCCGCAACCTACGCCCAATTGGGCGAACCCGATTACATCATGCGCCTGGCGGATCGCGGGGAGCAGCTTTTCGCCTACCGGGTGGCGAGCACCCTGAGCGCCGATCTGGCGTTGTCCTATCAGTTTGATGACCGGGCGCGGTGGTCCTGGCTGCGGCGCTGCACGGCACGTCTCAAAGTCGCCAACGTCACCGATGAAGAGCCGCCGCTACAGTCCAACGCGGCCGGGTTTTCCATGGAGGCGCATGCGCGGTTGGTAGCGGGACGCACGTGGGGGTTGGAGCTGATCAAGAGCTTCTAA
- a CDS encoding ATP-binding protein, with amino-acid sequence MSSNRLHAIARLMGRVYSWFGDICREALAITRPRRRRLVLGSLIASYLLVAVATAPAAAPVVGRPVIAPLLAGPGEVDGPVWAVLEAANGDVIVGSNRLAIFDHHEWQVLALPGAHAFRALTPAQEPGRVWVGALHEMGSLQLGDDDRWHYTSLVEAWRRDTQTNLRDVWAVSAFPGGSLWLTSDRVARWDGTAFTTWEATGPERLIGAEGERALYYFDTGVGLQRLTAVGSPRVLLATTQIPGGTVTWILPPDGDDEALVFGTPKGVFRHTGTLPLERLGPLSAELQHALPGRAIALPDQRFAVGTFRSGVVVAELDGTVVQVIDRNHGLPDNTIYTISHTGDHLWVGYQGGVSRIDGLGHSAMIDRQTGLGDGVPRGLSFGPEGVWLVTSHDVMLLPPGATQPQPVLADEALLREGVHDGEAFWVGGLGGIWRLTADDARREHFSPSDVMQLVRPPQDTPGTVFLEDYELKILRPARFGGWVAKDLSAQIFDTPVSMTATPDGDLWIGTVAGGITRFGWDGPPSAARSRLQARTRFLPGQGLPEHANHLHVFDLFGRTMAFSAHDILQLSSDGTRFDLASEFSTLTGVAAATAPDGRSAYWLVRGQDLPLHRNLGLLRITPNGDDLEITALTAPGLPELMAPSFLEVGASALWIGNTEGVLRIDLAAVTPAPAPPPVAIHVEPLATTDAASTALPASGPLELSADENRIELRVLARAHTREALLLQTRLVGAATDWEAPRYGNRAAFTGLEPGHYHFEARAVDGLGRAGPSTTLEFTVRPHWYRTPLAQVAYGLITLGVALGIFRWRLLHLRRKNEHLNRMVEKRTRELALSNLAKTDFLENISHEIRNPLNGLTGLLALLKDENLGPRERQLTRSLRSVSRKLISVFEDVLTQARLDYGQVQVDPRPFHLRETLEEVMDLFRVQAGQQNQALSLLWPETFRDEFYGDEPKIRTIIENFVGNALKYAPGAAIEVSLLNDPTEDNNRDPVELFIEVADQGPGIPAEEQVVVFSKFVRGNRAKQSGQVGTGLGLATCRSLAQLMGGEVTLHSEPGQGSAFTLVLTLPRSDVEIHPRNAPDAAAAAPTALIAAGDKGRALVVEDEPYNRIALEGLGMELGYQVDVTENAAQAITHAQLHDYDVMFLDWELPGAKGADVARAVRELPNGDQPIILATTAHDSEEIRRRCREAGMDEFLLKPYDTAMVQRIIATVEARRRGDQAPAEQNPVVTSAATEPFNRKAFAYYSLSKGEHESTAIQQFSDSLDQELILLQDAMTAADREKAQFHAHRLRALAGLIGARDLGQAAKTLEELAIRAKGTSELQPAWARTDSAAAYLRARLQSLSAEAGR; translated from the coding sequence ATGTCTTCTAACCGCTTGCACGCCATCGCCCGTCTGATGGGACGCGTGTATTCGTGGTTTGGTGACATTTGCCGCGAAGCGCTTGCGATTACCCGCCCCCGCCGCCGACGGCTGGTTTTAGGCAGCTTGATCGCAAGCTACTTGCTCGTCGCCGTCGCCACGGCGCCCGCCGCCGCTCCGGTGGTCGGTCGACCGGTCATCGCCCCGCTGCTCGCCGGTCCGGGCGAAGTCGATGGCCCGGTGTGGGCGGTGCTCGAAGCGGCCAACGGCGACGTGATTGTGGGCTCCAATCGGCTTGCCATTTTTGACCACCACGAGTGGCAGGTGCTCGCCCTCCCCGGCGCCCACGCCTTCCGAGCCCTCACTCCGGCGCAGGAACCCGGCCGGGTCTGGGTAGGCGCACTGCACGAGATGGGCTCACTGCAGCTGGGGGACGACGACCGCTGGCATTACACCTCCCTCGTCGAAGCCTGGCGCCGTGATACTCAAACCAATTTGCGCGATGTCTGGGCCGTGAGCGCGTTTCCCGGTGGTTCGCTATGGCTCACCTCGGATCGCGTCGCCCGCTGGGACGGCACGGCCTTCACTACGTGGGAGGCAACCGGTCCGGAACGCCTCATCGGCGCGGAGGGCGAACGCGCGCTCTACTACTTCGATACCGGAGTCGGGTTGCAGCGATTGACCGCCGTCGGTTCGCCCCGGGTCCTCCTCGCCACCACCCAGATTCCCGGCGGCACCGTGACTTGGATTCTCCCGCCCGATGGAGACGACGAGGCCCTGGTCTTTGGCACGCCCAAAGGCGTTTTTCGCCATACCGGCACCCTGCCTCTGGAACGTCTCGGTCCGCTCTCCGCCGAGTTGCAACACGCCCTGCCCGGACGCGCCATCGCGTTGCCCGACCAACGCTTTGCGGTGGGCACCTTCCGCTCCGGCGTGGTGGTGGCCGAGCTCGACGGCACCGTGGTCCAGGTCATCGACCGCAACCACGGCCTGCCGGACAATACCATCTACACCATCTCCCACACCGGGGATCATCTTTGGGTAGGTTACCAAGGCGGCGTTTCCCGCATCGATGGACTTGGCCACAGCGCCATGATCGATCGGCAGACGGGACTGGGTGACGGCGTGCCGCGCGGACTGTCGTTTGGTCCCGAGGGCGTGTGGCTGGTGACCAGTCACGACGTGATGCTGCTGCCGCCTGGTGCGACTCAACCCCAACCCGTGCTGGCCGACGAAGCCCTGTTGCGCGAAGGCGTGCACGACGGCGAGGCCTTTTGGGTGGGCGGACTCGGCGGCATCTGGCGACTTACCGCCGATGACGCCCGGCGTGAGCATTTTTCGCCCTCCGACGTCATGCAGCTGGTGCGCCCGCCGCAGGACACGCCAGGGACGGTGTTTTTGGAGGATTACGAACTCAAGATCCTGCGCCCGGCCCGCTTCGGCGGTTGGGTGGCCAAGGACCTGAGTGCCCAGATTTTTGATACACCGGTCTCCATGACTGCCACACCGGACGGCGACCTCTGGATCGGCACCGTGGCGGGTGGCATCACCCGCTTTGGCTGGGACGGCCCGCCGAGTGCCGCGCGCAGCCGCCTGCAGGCCCGCACCCGTTTCCTGCCCGGGCAGGGTCTGCCGGAACACGCCAACCACCTGCACGTGTTCGACCTCTTCGGTCGCACCATGGCGTTCTCCGCTCACGACATCCTGCAACTCTCGTCCGACGGCACCCGTTTCGATCTGGCCAGCGAGTTTTCCACCCTCACCGGCGTCGCGGCCGCCACCGCCCCCGACGGACGCAGCGCCTACTGGCTGGTGCGCGGCCAGGACCTGCCCCTACACCGCAACCTGGGCCTGCTGCGTATCACCCCCAATGGCGACGATCTGGAGATCACCGCCCTCACCGCCCCGGGCCTGCCGGAGTTGATGGCTCCGAGCTTTTTGGAGGTGGGAGCGTCGGCGCTCTGGATCGGCAATACCGAAGGCGTGCTGCGTATCGACCTCGCCGCCGTCACGCCCGCGCCCGCGCCGCCGCCGGTCGCCATTCACGTGGAGCCGCTCGCCACGACCGACGCCGCGTCGACCGCACTGCCGGCGTCCGGCCCGCTCGAACTCTCGGCCGACGAAAACCGCATTGAGCTGCGGGTGTTGGCCCGCGCCCACACCCGCGAAGCTTTGCTCCTGCAAACCCGTCTGGTGGGCGCCGCCACCGATTGGGAAGCCCCGCGCTATGGCAACCGCGCGGCCTTTACCGGCCTCGAACCCGGCCACTACCACTTCGAGGCGCGCGCCGTCGACGGCCTGGGTCGCGCCGGTCCATCCACTACACTCGAATTCACCGTGCGACCGCATTGGTATCGCACGCCTCTGGCCCAAGTCGCTTATGGCCTGATCACGCTCGGCGTCGCCCTCGGCATCTTCCGCTGGCGCCTGCTGCATCTGCGCCGCAAAAACGAGCACCTCAATCGCATGGTGGAAAAGCGCACCCGCGAACTCGCGCTGAGCAACCTGGCCAAAACCGACTTCCTCGAAAACATCTCCCACGAGATCCGCAATCCGCTCAACGGCCTCACCGGTTTGCTCGCGCTGTTGAAGGACGAAAACCTCGGCCCCCGCGAACGCCAACTCACCCGCTCCCTGCGCTCCGTCTCCCGCAAACTCATATCGGTGTTTGAGGACGTGCTCACCCAGGCCCGACTCGATTACGGACAGGTGCAGGTTGACCCGCGCCCCTTCCATCTGCGCGAGACCCTCGAGGAGGTCATGGACCTCTTCCGGGTGCAGGCCGGCCAACAGAATCAGGCCCTTTCCCTGCTCTGGCCCGAGACCTTTCGCGACGAGTTCTACGGCGACGAACCGAAGATTCGCACCATCATCGAGAACTTCGTGGGCAACGCGCTCAAATATGCGCCCGGCGCCGCCATCGAGGTCTCGTTGCTCAACGATCCGACCGAGGACAACAACCGCGATCCGGTGGAGCTTTTCATCGAAGTCGCCGACCAAGGCCCCGGCATTCCGGCCGAAGAGCAGGTTGTTGTCTTCTCCAAATTTGTCCGCGGCAACCGCGCCAAACAAAGTGGCCAGGTCGGCACCGGTCTCGGCCTCGCCACCTGCCGCTCACTCGCCCAACTTATGGGTGGTGAGGTCACCCTCCACAGCGAGCCCGGACAGGGTTCGGCCTTTACGCTCGTGCTCACGCTGCCGCGCTCGGACGTCGAAATTCATCCGCGCAACGCCCCCGATGCCGCCGCCGCGGCCCCCACCGCTCTCATCGCCGCGGGCGACAAGGGGCGCGCGCTGGTCGTCGAGGACGAGCCCTACAATCGCATCGCGCTCGAAGGCCTCGGCATGGAGCTGGGGTATCAGGTCGACGTGACGGAAAACGCCGCCCAAGCCATCACCCACGCCCAACTGCATGACTACGACGTGATGTTCTTGGATTGGGAACTGCCCGGAGCCAAAGGCGCCGACGTCGCCCGGGCCGTGCGCGAACTACCGAATGGCGACCAGCCGATCATCCTCGCGACGACGGCGCACGATAGTGAAGAGATCCGCCGTCGCTGCCGCGAAGCCGGCATGGATGAGTTCCTGCTCAAACCCTACGACACCGCGATGGTGCAACGTATCATCGCCACGGTGGAAGCTCGCCGCCGCGGCGACCAAGCGCCGGCAGAGCAGAACCCGGTGGTCACCTCCGCGGCGACCGAACCTTTTAACCGCAAAGCCTTCGCCTACTACTCGCTCAGCAAGGGCGAACACGAATCGACCGCCATCCAACAGTTCAGCGACAGCCTCGACCAGGAACTCATTCTGCTGCAGGACGCCATGACCGCGGCCGACCGCGAGAAGGCGCAATTTCACGCCCATCGCCTGCGCGCGTTGGCCGGACTCATCGGCGCGCGCGATTTGGGTCAGGCGGCCAAGACGCTGGAAGAACTCGCCATCCGCGCCAAAGGCACCAGCGAACTGCAACCCGCCTGGGCTCGCACCGATTCCGCCGCGGCCTACCTCCGCGCCCGCCTGCAAAGCCTCTCCGCCGAAGCCGGCCGGTAA